The Lycium ferocissimum isolate CSIRO_LF1 chromosome 1, AGI_CSIRO_Lferr_CH_V1, whole genome shotgun sequence genome includes a region encoding these proteins:
- the LOC132066405 gene encoding uncharacterized protein LOC132066405, with amino-acid sequence MSQGSCSSHVKCNCGTIAKHLTSSTPSNPGRKFYKCPRPKGNSCGFWEWEDELFPEIQWNNVQNLTSSLDAIKIERDKLQEELIAIEARHLIEVNKMKEELIGLKSKQQFDLKKVLNLEEKLANTRMLLLISWGIFISFLAASLIN; translated from the coding sequence ATGTCTCAAGGTAGTTGTTCATCTCACGTAAAATGTAATTGTGGCACCATTGCAAAACACCTCACTTCATCGACTCCTAGTAATCCCGGACGGAAATTCTACAAATGTCCGAGGCCTAAGGGTAATTCTTGTGGATTTTGGGAATGGGAAGATGAATTATTCCCTGAGATTCAGTGGAATAATGTTCAAAATTTGACGTCGTCGTTAGATGCGATCAAGATCGAAAGGGACAAATTGCAAGAAGAATTAATTGCCATTGAGGCTAGACATCTAATTGAAGTGAACAAAATGAAGGAGGAATTAATTGGCTTGAAGAGTAAACAAcaatttgacttgaaaaaagTTCTAAACTTGGAGGAGAAACTTGCAAATACAAGGATGTTGCTTTTGATTTCGTGGGGAATATTTATTAGCTTTTTGGCGGCTTCCTTAATTAACTGA